The Arachis ipaensis cultivar K30076 chromosome B05, Araip1.1, whole genome shotgun sequence nucleotide sequence ATTGGTTTTGCAGGAAGTGATGCAATTCTTAGAGCAGCTTAGTTGTAGCATGGGCAAAAATGTCAAATTCAAAGTTAGACAAATATGCCAAGGACAacatcatgatgatgatgacgatggttTTACTGCTGCAGCTAATTGGCACTTGGGTCATTTTCATTCCTAGAACTTTTCTCCTATTATTtcctaataaataaatatattgtcCAATGCTAGATGATGATTTTTTTGGTATTGATAGAATGGAAAGAAGAACAGATCCCATTCACCAGAGGTTGCAGCTTCTTCAGGTTATCAAGACAAGGAGAAAACATCGTCATTAGGTACATTTTCAAACTCCTAATAGTCTTAATTTGTGCAATCACGTGCTCACTCTGAAATAATGTATACTCAGGAGAGCTGAAATAGTAATTGAATCACCAATCAAGCCAGGAGGCATAGTTCTGGTAACACCAAAAGTGCAAGCTGAATTTGTAACATTCGAATTCTTATGATATTAGAAGCATCATCTAATTAATCTTTTTTGGTTCTATCAATAAAATAACAAGACTCTGTTGAAGACCCTGACTTCGTTATTTGATGACTTCCCACAGTTAGCTGAATGTGAGTGAATCCTCATTCAATAGATTTCTCACATCTCCTTTCAGTCACCCAAAACAAAATATTCATATTCATTGAAAAATATACATATATGGGTGTGGATGCAGGGTTCTTAAGGAGTCCTCATGCAATACTTAGATGGATAATGAAAATATACAATATATTTGTAGCACCTTTAGTGACTCCACTACTTGACGGTTACATAAGGCTTTGGAGCATCACGGTTCGATTGTTTAGCTATGCATTCAACATACTTATTTTCATTTCCAAGTATTTCATCAAGTAGAGACCATAACATGTCTGTCTAATCTATTTAAGAACTAGTAGAGGGTACCTAATTACCTATCATCCATCAATTGGAATCATCATGGTTCCACCATGAATCTAGCAGAGTGAGAAGAACCAATGGTCCTATAACAGGAGGGAGTGGAGGAGGCCTGCTAAAGGTGGCAATTGGATCAACCATGTCCTTGTTAGCAGCAATCCCCATTTCTCCACAAGATTcattcttttcttgtttcttaggTGTTGAACTCCCAAATGTACCTGCTTCAATCAAATACAGAATTCTATTTCATGAAATTCAATAAACATAATAGGGTTTCCAAATGACATTGTACCTACCCTGTGATGCGTTCTTCAACAGCGGGTACATTTGGTTGAATCTGTATTTTGAAGGTACCAAAAGTGCAGTAAGTCCACGCATGTAGTACTCTCTAACTATCCTGCAGTTCctgaaataaataatattaacatAGCAAATCgcaagttttaaaatttttgcaaAGATTCTCGAATGAAAGTGAATACAATTAGAATATAGGGAAATCCTGTTTAACCAGATGAATGAAAGtgtgaaatagaaaaagaaataaaagaaaggaatAAGAAGAGGACTTACAAAGAAGCAAGAAGCTAAGATCGATGAATACCTGGAGAGTCTAGTTTCTTCTCAACCAAAACAATGGAGAACGGATGCTTCCTGAAGTTTCCAAGCTGTTAATTTTTGAAAGCCACGTGTATGACAGGTGGCGTAGAATCAAGATAAAATCAATGAGATAAGggcttgcttctttttttttttttggtaagggAATAGAAAATTTTATTAATCCTTTTATACCTTACTATAGATAGATAAGTTTTAAGGTTTTACCGAAAATAAATTTATCTTAAAAATGTAAATAGTTGTGTGTTCAATATAAAGTAACAATCTCAAAAATAGGATCTATTTAATCTAACATGGGAACATTGAGTTGAACTAAGTGGATTCATTGGTGTTTGAGTTGCTTAAGGGGGATCCTTTTAATAGATACATTATATATCTACGTTTAGTGTTTGTTACAAATAAAATTTGTACTATTTTCATTCTGTTaatacaaaatatatttatacagTTGTGCAATAGCATAGCAGCCTCTTAAAATTGATGAGGACAAAAATAACGATGGATTGGGTACAGTGGATTATGATTAAAGATAGTTGGCGTCTATAAATAGGGATAATTACGATGATATATATGTATTTGTTGGGTGTGTAGAGAATTGAAGATTATTATTGTAAGATATCAGAATAACTAAAGAGGGAGCACGATGAGTTATAGAGGTCACCCCGCTCGTGGGCGTAGCTCTTTGGGGTACCTCTTTGGCTCTGATG carries:
- the LOC107640238 gene encoding uncharacterized protein LOC107640238 → MEKLNKLRTYSLVIRKRKLFVPFRGCMLCYYIKWPYLHVLQGNVSVTKNHNIEMNTASVKFPISASCRGINSDITKRLAFKRPCNLHGMSFKSIALRKSWVNSRISAIGSKGDSNNYRHNSSPAEKVDEFYICINEKKLKQLGECVSRDACFYDFAFTKPFKGKKEVMQFLEQLSCSMGKNVKFKVRQICQGQHHDDDDDGFTAAANWHLEWKEEQIPFTRGCSFFRLSRQGENIVIRRAEIVIESPIKPGGIVLTLLKTLTSLFDDFPQLAEWFLRSPHAILRWIMKIYNIFVAPLVTPLLDGYIRLWSITVRLFSYAFNILIFISKYFIK
- the LOC107643091 gene encoding uncharacterized protein LOC107643091, with the translated sequence MRGLTALLVPSKYRFNQMYPLLKNASQAGTFGSSTPKKQEKNESCGEMGIAANKDMVDPIATFSRPPPLPPVIGPLVLLTLLDSWWNHDDSN